Proteins encoded by one window of Actinocorallia herbida:
- a CDS encoding sugar phosphate isomerase/epimerase family protein, translating into MTETVNSAAPEPDVPSGRPAAMPTPGPGDPRLRRLSLNQKTTERWGVQDAVAGCVAAGVEAIGLWREPVQEYGVKASAKLVADAGLRVSSLCRGGFLTAPDPDAWQRALADNRRAIDEAAELGAGCLVLVVGGLPPGSRDLPAARARVAEALDLLVPHALARNVRLALEPMHPIYTADRGVLATLGEALDLAERFPAAAVGVVADSFHVWWDPQLPAQLARAGQRIASVQLADWITPLPPDALLSRGMLGDGHIDLRGFVALADEAGYTGDIEVEIFNADVWAADGARTLATVCRRWVEYVI; encoded by the coding sequence ATGACCGAAACCGTGAATTCCGCCGCGCCCGAACCCGACGTCCCGTCCGGCCGTCCGGCGGCCATGCCCACCCCCGGGCCGGGCGACCCGCGGCTGCGCAGGCTGTCGCTGAACCAGAAGACGACCGAGCGGTGGGGCGTCCAGGACGCGGTCGCCGGATGCGTCGCCGCCGGCGTGGAGGCGATCGGCCTGTGGCGGGAACCCGTCCAGGAGTACGGGGTGAAGGCCAGCGCGAAGCTCGTCGCCGACGCCGGGTTGCGCGTGTCCTCGCTGTGCCGCGGCGGCTTCCTCACCGCACCCGACCCCGACGCCTGGCAGCGGGCCCTGGCCGACAACCGGCGCGCGATCGACGAGGCCGCCGAACTCGGCGCCGGATGCCTGGTCCTGGTCGTCGGCGGTCTCCCGCCCGGCTCCCGCGACCTGCCCGCGGCCCGCGCCCGGGTGGCCGAAGCCCTCGACCTGCTCGTTCCCCATGCCCTGGCGCGGAACGTGCGGCTGGCGCTGGAGCCCATGCACCCGATCTACACCGCCGACCGGGGCGTGCTCGCCACCCTCGGCGAGGCCCTGGATCTGGCCGAACGGTTCCCCGCCGCCGCCGTGGGCGTGGTCGCCGACTCCTTCCACGTCTGGTGGGATCCGCAGCTGCCCGCCCAGCTCGCCCGGGCGGGGCAGCGGATCGCCAGTGTCCAGCTGGCGGACTGGATCACCCCGCTGCCGCCCGACGCGCTGCTGTCGCGCGGCATGCTCGGGGACGGCCACATCGACCTGCGGGGCTTCGTCGCGCTCGCCGACGAAGCCGGCTACACCGGCGACATCGAGGTCGAGATCTTCAATGCCGACGTATGGGCCGCCGACGGCGCCCGCACCCTCGCCACGGTGTGCCGCCGCTGGGTCGAGTACGTGATCTGA
- a CDS encoding glycerate kinase produces the protein MIVSPSRPPRSGSVVVCLDKFRGSATASQACAWLAAGIRAAAPEVTVVERPLADGGEGTVEALATVGYSLDRVTVMGPVEGMTVSAALAVRGTEAVVELAQASGLDLITDAAGAPLTSTTYGTGQLVRRALDLGCTRIVLAVGGSATTDGGAGMLTALGARPYDEFGARLPLGGGYLRDVASLDLSDLDPRLSSVEFVLAADVDSPLLGPEGAAQVFAPQKGAGPAEIRRLEAGLERFADLMVLHTGRDHRSSPGAGAAGGTGFAALTALQARWRRGSAFMLAELGLARLLRNAALCVVGEGRFDDQSLRGKAPYGAMTLARHAGVPVSLVAGDIALPDPRPRPLGTITAYSLLELAGSPEASFTRTEALLHTIGERIAAALDRARPAGSTAGLPEGEGAGSRG, from the coding sequence ATGATCGTCTCCCCTTCCCGTCCCCCGCGCTCCGGGTCCGTCGTGGTCTGCCTCGACAAGTTCCGCGGATCGGCGACCGCCTCGCAGGCGTGCGCATGGCTCGCCGCGGGGATCAGGGCCGCCGCACCCGAGGTGACGGTCGTGGAACGTCCCCTCGCCGACGGAGGCGAGGGGACGGTCGAGGCGCTGGCGACCGTCGGCTACTCCCTCGACCGGGTCACCGTCATGGGCCCGGTCGAGGGCATGACGGTCTCCGCGGCACTCGCGGTCCGCGGCACCGAAGCCGTCGTCGAACTCGCCCAGGCATCCGGCCTCGACCTGATCACGGACGCCGCGGGCGCCCCCCTCACCTCCACCACCTATGGGACGGGCCAGCTCGTCCGCAGGGCACTCGACCTCGGCTGCACCCGGATCGTCCTCGCCGTCGGCGGCAGCGCCACCACCGACGGCGGCGCGGGGATGCTCACCGCTCTGGGCGCGAGACCGTACGACGAGTTCGGCGCGCGGCTTCCCCTCGGCGGCGGGTATCTGCGCGACGTCGCCTCCCTGGACCTGTCGGACCTCGACCCGCGGTTGTCCTCCGTCGAGTTCGTCCTGGCCGCCGACGTCGACAGCCCCCTCCTCGGCCCGGAAGGAGCCGCCCAGGTCTTCGCCCCCCAGAAGGGGGCGGGTCCGGCCGAGATCAGGCGGCTGGAAGCCGGACTCGAAAGGTTCGCCGACCTGATGGTGCTTCACACGGGCCGGGACCACAGGTCCAGTCCGGGAGCCGGTGCCGCCGGGGGCACCGGCTTCGCGGCCCTCACCGCCTTGCAGGCGCGGTGGCGGCGGGGGTCGGCCTTCATGCTGGCCGAACTCGGCCTCGCCCGCCTCCTCCGGAACGCCGCGCTGTGCGTGGTCGGCGAAGGACGGTTCGACGACCAGTCCCTGCGTGGCAAGGCCCCCTACGGCGCCATGACCCTGGCCCGCCATGCCGGAGTCCCCGTCAGCCTGGTCGCGGGCGACATCGCCCTGCCGGACCCCCGCCCCCGACCCCTCGGCACGATCACCGCCTACTCGCTGCTCGAACTGGCGGGCAGCCCGGAAGCGTCCTTCACCCGGACCGAAGCCCTCCTGCACACCATCGGCGAGCGCATCGCGGCCGCCCTGGACCGGGCCCGGCCCGCCGGAAGCACGGCCGGCCTGCCCGAAGGTGAGGGGGCAGGCTCGCGCGGGTGA
- a CDS encoding DUF2330 domain-containing protein produces the protein MSRACACGAFVADETLRAQRETALVELDGRTESITLSVQARSEAAQAAFLMPVPARARFEVADGELFTDLDRISRPAVEVRQVTVDGDGAGAPPGSDGGATVVDHVEVGPYEVAQLSGTDATAVSRWLDDNDFTLPAELGGALGPYLAEGWLVVAVRLAPASGSLEAGLPPMRLAFETDTPVYPMRLSATAEDGQPLRLYVLADHRTDISNPAPGGGAPDLTFAGEVKPDPQYPALSAALAGPRFLTRYDGHFNPAQITDDIRLTRSATDEPYRAVVTVTEYVHSPWPKSALPLVLLASALLAGTLVMLRRRRPAGA, from the coding sequence ATGTCTCGGGCCTGTGCCTGCGGGGCGTTCGTCGCCGATGAGACGTTGCGCGCGCAGCGGGAGACCGCGCTGGTGGAACTCGACGGCCGCACCGAGTCGATCACCCTTTCGGTGCAGGCGCGGTCCGAGGCGGCCCAGGCGGCGTTCCTGATGCCGGTTCCCGCGCGCGCCCGGTTCGAGGTGGCCGACGGGGAGCTGTTCACCGACCTCGACCGGATCAGCCGCCCGGCCGTCGAGGTGCGGCAGGTGACGGTGGACGGGGACGGCGCGGGTGCGCCCCCGGGGTCCGATGGCGGCGCCACCGTCGTCGACCACGTCGAGGTCGGGCCCTACGAGGTCGCCCAGCTCTCCGGCACCGACGCCACCGCCGTGTCGCGCTGGCTGGACGACAACGACTTCACGCTCCCCGCCGAGCTCGGCGGCGCGCTCGGACCGTACCTCGCGGAGGGGTGGCTCGTCGTCGCGGTGCGCCTGGCCCCGGCCTCCGGCAGCCTCGAAGCCGGGCTGCCGCCGATGCGGCTGGCGTTCGAGACCGACACGCCGGTCTACCCGATGCGGCTGTCGGCCACGGCCGAGGACGGCCAGCCGCTGCGCCTGTACGTGCTCGCCGACCACCGGACGGACATCAGCAATCCCGCGCCCGGGGGCGGCGCGCCCGACCTGACGTTCGCGGGCGAGGTGAAGCCGGACCCGCAGTACCCGGCGCTGTCCGCGGCGTTGGCCGGCCCGCGCTTCCTGACCCGCTACGACGGGCATTTCAATCCGGCGCAGATCACCGACGACATCCGCCTCACCCGCTCCGCGACCGATGAGCCCTACCGCGCGGTCGTGACGGTCACCGAATACGTCCACTCTCCGTGGCCGAAGTCCGCCCTCCCCTTGGTCCTCCTGGCCTCGGCCCTGCTCGCCGGCACCCTCGTGATGCTGCGCCGCCGCCGGCCGGCTGGGGCCTGA
- a CDS encoding TetR/AcrR family transcriptional regulator has product MTAIRTARERARAELTHEIKQEARRQLAEAGSAQLSLRAVARALGMASSAIYRYFPSRDDLLTALIIDAYNALGDAAENADPPQAAPRERWLLVCAAVRDWAKAHPHEYALLYGSPVPGYRAPAETLDPGTRVVRRCAEILLAAGPLHPASPTPLDPALETQMNTVIAGTGVALAPADVARLLIAWSQLFGLITFELFGQFTGSADPATPLFHHATAQMATTLGLR; this is encoded by the coding sequence ATGACCGCGATCCGCACCGCCCGGGAGAGGGCCCGCGCCGAACTGACCCACGAGATCAAGCAGGAGGCCAGGCGGCAACTCGCCGAGGCCGGCTCCGCGCAGCTCTCCCTGCGCGCGGTCGCCCGCGCGCTCGGCATGGCCTCCTCGGCGATCTACCGGTACTTCCCCAGCCGGGACGACCTCCTGACGGCCCTCATCATCGACGCCTACAACGCGCTGGGCGACGCCGCCGAGAACGCCGACCCCCCGCAAGCCGCGCCCCGCGAACGCTGGCTGCTGGTCTGCGCGGCGGTGCGGGACTGGGCCAAGGCGCACCCACACGAGTACGCCCTGCTCTACGGCTCACCCGTCCCCGGCTACCGGGCCCCGGCCGAGACCCTGGATCCGGGAACCCGCGTCGTCCGCCGCTGCGCCGAGATCCTCCTGGCCGCCGGCCCCCTGCACCCCGCCTCCCCCACCCCCCTGGATCCCGCCCTGGAGACCCAGATGAACACGGTCATCGCCGGCACAGGCGTGGCCCTGGCCCCCGCGGACGTCGCCCGCCTCCTCATCGCCTGGTCCCAGCTCTTCGGCCTGATCACCTTCGAACTCTTCGGCCAGTTCACCGGCTCCGCCGACCCCGCCACCCCCCTCTTCCACCACGCCACCGCCCAAATGGCCACCACCCTCGGCCTCCGGTGA
- a CDS encoding nitroreductase family deazaflavin-dependent oxidoreductase, which yields MRYVEAGRSGNLLNRVVGWLTGRGLSLWGSQLVAVRGRKSGEWRTNPVNPLTMDGERYLVAPRGHTQWVRNLRAAEGRGELRLGSRVEPFTAVEVPDEGKPQILRAYLERWKFEVGLFFEGLDHHSSDADLLRVASGYPVFRLTSARYEAAS from the coding sequence ATGCGCTATGTCGAGGCCGGTCGGTCCGGGAACCTCCTCAACCGGGTCGTCGGCTGGCTCACCGGCCGCGGTCTGAGCCTCTGGGGCAGTCAGCTCGTGGCCGTCAGGGGCCGCAAGAGCGGGGAATGGCGGACCAACCCGGTCAATCCCCTGACCATGGACGGCGAGCGCTACCTCGTTGCTCCGCGCGGGCACACCCAATGGGTGCGCAATCTGCGGGCCGCCGAAGGCCGTGGCGAACTGCGCCTCGGCTCGCGGGTCGAGCCGTTCACCGCGGTCGAGGTGCCCGACGAGGGCAAGCCGCAGATCCTGCGCGCCTACCTCGAGCGCTGGAAGTTCGAGGTGGGCCTGTTCTTCGAGGGGCTCGACCACCACTCCTCCGACGCCGACCTGCTGCGCGTCGCCTCGGGCTACCCCGTCTTCCGCCTCACCTCGGCACGGTACGAGGCCGCATCCTGA
- a CDS encoding protein kinase domain-containing protein translates to MVRPGRVTRTEPGDPRWIGTYEVLGRLGFGAQGAVYLGESRSGDRVAIKVPWTDRTNDETVRQRFARELLAARRVPSAYTAAILDADVDGARPYIVSEYVDGLSLHEIVSRDGPYSGAALHRLASYTALALASIHGAGVVHRDFKPANIIIGPDGPRVVDFGIAQALETGVLTTRSPIGTPAFMAPEQFTGGRVGPSTDVFAWGGTILFAASGWPPFGSSSTSDEVRERVLRAVPDLAALSPGPLRDVVARCLAKDPAARPPMLDVVGALTGGPSAPVPAPVPRAASSRASVPRARESRVPAPPAPPPSRGRRRLLWALASVLTVGLAAAIAVFVLKNPAGGTVPDPIAHWSFAGSGGTVTDLTGNGNTGFLEGGATQSDGALTPSEGSMATKGPVVDTLRGFTVTAVVRLFTREFGIATIASQDGAVNGGFQLAASRDLNGTKVDTWRMTVVETDQKGSDRVTALERRPFVLGAWTRVTGVHDAAGKRISVYVDGSLLTTSPTASTWTAAGPFRLGTFKYNTYYWDHFPGELADVKVYATALTPDQIPALTDD, encoded by the coding sequence ATGGTTCGGCCGGGGCGGGTCACGCGTACCGAGCCGGGGGATCCTCGCTGGATCGGGACCTACGAGGTCCTCGGCCGGCTCGGGTTCGGCGCGCAGGGGGCGGTCTATCTGGGCGAGTCCCGGTCCGGGGACCGGGTCGCCATCAAGGTCCCCTGGACCGACCGCACGAACGACGAGACGGTCCGGCAGCGGTTCGCCAGGGAACTGCTCGCCGCCCGGCGGGTGCCCTCGGCGTACACCGCGGCGATCCTCGACGCCGACGTCGACGGGGCGCGGCCGTACATCGTGAGCGAGTACGTGGACGGGCTGTCCCTCCACGAGATCGTCAGCCGGGACGGACCGTACTCCGGCGCCGCCCTCCACCGCCTCGCCTCCTACACCGCGCTGGCGCTGGCCTCGATCCACGGCGCGGGCGTCGTCCACCGGGACTTCAAGCCCGCGAACATCATCATCGGACCGGACGGCCCCCGGGTGGTGGACTTCGGGATCGCCCAGGCGCTGGAGACGGGCGTCCTGACGACCCGCTCGCCGATCGGGACGCCCGCGTTCATGGCCCCCGAGCAGTTCACCGGCGGCCGTGTCGGCCCGTCCACCGACGTCTTCGCCTGGGGCGGGACGATCCTTTTCGCGGCGTCGGGGTGGCCGCCCTTCGGCTCCTCCTCGACGTCGGACGAAGTCCGGGAACGCGTCCTGCGCGCCGTGCCGGACCTGGCGGCGCTCTCTCCCGGGCCGCTCCGCGACGTCGTGGCCCGCTGCCTGGCGAAGGATCCGGCCGCGCGCCCTCCGATGCTCGACGTGGTCGGCGCCCTCACGGGCGGGCCTTCCGCACCCGTGCCCGCGCCCGTGCCCCGCGCGGCGTCGTCGCGCGCGTCGGTGCCCCGGGCGCGCGAGTCCCGCGTGCCCGCGCCGCCCGCGCCGCCGCCGTCGCGCGGGCGGCGCCGGCTCCTGTGGGCGCTCGCGTCGGTGCTCACGGTGGGCCTGGCGGCCGCCATCGCGGTCTTCGTCCTCAAGAACCCGGCCGGCGGGACGGTCCCGGACCCGATCGCGCACTGGAGCTTCGCGGGCTCCGGCGGCACGGTCACCGACCTCACCGGCAACGGCAACACCGGCTTCCTCGAAGGCGGCGCCACCCAGTCCGACGGGGCCCTCACCCCGTCCGAGGGCTCGATGGCCACGAAGGGGCCCGTCGTCGACACCCTGCGCGGCTTCACCGTCACCGCGGTGGTCCGCCTGTTCACCAGGGAGTTCGGCATCGCGACGATCGCCTCCCAGGACGGCGCCGTCAACGGCGGCTTCCAGCTCGCCGCGAGCCGCGACCTGAACGGCACGAAGGTCGACACCTGGCGCATGACCGTGGTGGAAACGGATCAGAAGGGCTCCGACCGCGTCACCGCCCTCGAACGCCGCCCCTTCGTCCTCGGCGCATGGACCCGTGTCACCGGCGTCCACGACGCCGCGGGAAAGCGCATCTCCGTCTACGTCGACGGCTCCCTCCTCACCACCTCCCCGACGGCCTCCACCTGGACCGCCGCAGGCCCCTTCCGCCTGGGCACCTTCAAATACAACACCTATTACTGGGACCACTTTCCCGGCGAGCTCGCCGACGTCAAGGTCTACGCCACCGCCCTCACCCCCGACCAGATCCCGGCCCTGACCGACGATTGA
- a CDS encoding DUF2889 domain-containing protein, producing MSMTVPLVPHPRHGIHEPSAGSPARRPGSVRRTATTDMLRPDGLFGPLVLRGRGRDVRTSPDGRAQVLAAAETEAVVDYAAGRRLLSLETSPGRPGLAALLGDTIGSGFRNRLDAADPALRDDHSLLYLILDDFPVTSLVSGHAIVVTLPEMSLPSDRAAAAFPVDLCAGFAAGSTLMGNVERTGMPPIVVGPEAPALTDPADPDGWHPLDPLPPSGMRRARRIDLDPVTGRIQAVFRDSYTRPDGVETVIHEYTLDASTSGGVLTSCEATPRVLPWMECPAAVASARRLAGLPLTGLRDHIRTTFTGPSTCTHLNDTLRALEDVADLLRAPRP from the coding sequence ATGTCGATGACCGTGCCCCTCGTCCCGCACCCACGGCACGGGATCCACGAGCCGTCCGCGGGCAGCCCCGCACGGCGCCCCGGGTCCGTGCGGCGCACCGCGACCACCGACATGCTCCGGCCCGACGGGCTCTTCGGCCCCCTCGTCCTGCGCGGCAGGGGACGGGACGTCCGCACCTCGCCCGACGGACGGGCACAGGTCCTGGCCGCCGCCGAGACCGAGGCCGTCGTCGACTACGCGGCCGGTCGGCGGCTGCTGTCGCTGGAGACCTCGCCCGGGCGGCCCGGCCTGGCCGCCCTCCTCGGCGACACGATCGGATCGGGGTTCCGGAACCGGCTGGACGCCGCCGACCCGGCCCTCCGCGACGACCACAGCCTCCTGTACCTGATCCTCGACGACTTCCCCGTCACGTCGCTGGTGTCCGGGCACGCCATCGTCGTCACCCTTCCGGAGATGTCGCTGCCCTCCGACCGGGCCGCCGCCGCGTTCCCCGTCGACCTGTGCGCGGGCTTCGCCGCCGGCAGCACCCTGATGGGCAACGTCGAGCGCACCGGAATGCCCCCGATCGTCGTCGGCCCCGAGGCCCCCGCCCTCACCGACCCGGCCGACCCCGACGGCTGGCACCCCCTCGACCCGCTCCCCCCGTCGGGCATGCGCCGCGCCCGCCGCATCGACCTCGACCCCGTCACCGGCCGCATCCAGGCCGTCTTCCGCGACTCCTACACCCGCCCCGACGGCGTCGAGACCGTCATCCACGAGTACACCCTGGACGCCTCCACCTCCGGCGGCGTCCTCACCTCCTGCGAGGCCACCCCCCGCGTCCTCCCCTGGATGGAATGCCCCGCCGCCGTGGCCAGCGCCCGCCGCCTCGCCGGCCTCCCCCTCACCGGCCTCCGCGACCACATCCGCACCACCTTCACCGGCCCCTCCACCTGCACCCACCTCAACGACACCCTCCGCGCCCTGGAGGACGTCGCGGACCTCCTGCGCGCACCTCGCCCCTGA
- a CDS encoding enoyl-CoA hydratase/isomerase family protein: MTDTYAAFTSLQFDRPADGVLRITFDAPNLNAVDPKTHRELADIWHVIDRDEETRAVLVRGAGKAFSAGGTFDLIESIAADHTARTRVMREARDMVYGVINCAKPVVSALHGPAVGAGLVIGMLADISIAARSAKIVDGHTRLGVAAGDHAAICWPLLCGMAKAKYYLLTCETLTGEEAERIGLVSKVVDDDQVQDEALRVATSLAAGPAAALSWTKRSLNHWYRVASPIFETSLGLEFLGFSGHEVGEGLASHREKRRPDFAEVNREHPLDL, encoded by the coding sequence GTGACCGACACTTACGCGGCTTTCACCAGCCTTCAGTTCGACCGTCCCGCCGACGGTGTCCTGCGGATCACGTTCGACGCGCCCAACCTCAACGCGGTCGACCCGAAGACGCACCGCGAACTCGCTGACATCTGGCATGTCATCGACCGCGACGAGGAGACCCGGGCGGTGCTCGTGCGCGGCGCGGGCAAGGCGTTCTCGGCGGGCGGCACCTTCGACCTCATCGAGAGCATCGCCGCGGACCACACCGCGCGGACCCGGGTCATGCGCGAGGCCCGCGACATGGTCTACGGCGTCATCAACTGCGCCAAGCCCGTCGTCTCGGCGCTGCACGGCCCGGCCGTCGGGGCGGGCCTGGTCATCGGCATGCTCGCCGACATCTCGATCGCCGCGCGCTCGGCGAAGATCGTCGACGGGCACACCCGGCTCGGCGTCGCGGCGGGCGACCACGCGGCGATCTGCTGGCCGCTGCTGTGCGGGATGGCGAAGGCGAAGTACTACCTCCTGACGTGCGAGACGCTCACCGGCGAGGAGGCCGAGCGGATCGGGCTGGTCTCCAAGGTCGTCGACGACGACCAGGTGCAGGACGAGGCGCTGCGCGTCGCGACCTCGCTGGCGGCGGGCCCGGCGGCGGCACTGAGCTGGACCAAGCGGTCGCTCAACCACTGGTACCGGGTCGCCTCGCCGATCTTCGAGACCTCGCTCGGGCTCGAGTTCCTCGGCTTCAGCGGGCACGAGGTCGGCGAGGGGCTCGCCTCACACCGGGAGAAGCGCCGCCCGGACTTCGCCGAGGTGAACCGCGAGCACCCGCTCGACCTCTGA
- a CDS encoding DUF1622 domain-containing protein, producing MHEVLGEEWLAQAVDLLVRLVEAAGAIVIFVGAAVAFCWFLVAAVRERRPEAFVPVRLGLGRFLALGLEFQLASDILRTAIAPTLRAIGELAAIAAIRTALNYFLSREIREERAELDRRPDPAAPDATPLDDTDLPR from the coding sequence GTGCATGAGGTGCTGGGTGAGGAATGGCTGGCGCAGGCGGTCGATCTGCTCGTGCGGTTGGTCGAGGCGGCCGGGGCCATCGTGATCTTCGTCGGGGCGGCGGTCGCGTTCTGCTGGTTCCTCGTCGCCGCGGTGCGCGAGCGGCGGCCCGAGGCGTTCGTCCCGGTGCGGCTGGGCCTGGGCCGGTTCCTCGCGCTCGGCCTGGAGTTCCAGCTCGCCTCGGACATCCTGCGCACGGCCATCGCGCCGACGCTCCGGGCGATCGGCGAACTCGCCGCGATCGCGGCGATCCGGACGGCGCTCAACTACTTCCTCAGCCGTGAGATCCGGGAGGAGCGCGCCGAACTCGACCGCCGCCCCGACCCCGCCGCCCCGGACGCCACCCCGCTCGACGACACGGACCTGCCGCGATGA
- a CDS encoding arylsulfatase has protein sequence MADRYVGRRRFLLGTGVLTTAAVLPSAAPLTGGSSANAGNAGRAPAKPNFVMVIADDFGYGQIGVQGQTKIKTPRIDKMAREGLRFTDAYAAAPVCAPARASLLTGLHGGHAPVRRNPPDDGDLPLPPGIPTIATLLQDQGYRTGLFGKWGFGGQMPNPSHPDQHGFTDFYGYLTHYGAKSYYPERLMDGRKWEYLPGNKGDSGPVYGPEVIMDRAMAFLRESKDTPFLLMLTLPLPHAPSAGPPTLGRYAGKDWRRPDRVHAAQITRLDGYVGRLLDGLRANGLDDDTIVIFTGDNGPHEEDGVHPDFFDANGKFRGYKRNLYEGGIRVPFIVRSPKIMARTRGKKTAHPTVHYDLLATFADFVGAAPPGDTDGLSLRTVFEGRGKVPTHPYLYWSRLHAGSTPSQRAEDGGRGRNAAAAVRFGKWKAVGFAPGRGYTTPDAKWRIELYDLAADPGEKKNLAKKRPDLVTKSRGYMRAAWRNP, from the coding sequence ATGGCTGACCGCTACGTCGGCCGCCGCAGATTCCTGCTCGGCACGGGCGTCCTCACGACGGCGGCGGTACTCCCCTCGGCCGCGCCCCTCACCGGGGGCAGCTCCGCCAACGCCGGGAACGCCGGGCGGGCCCCCGCCAAGCCGAACTTCGTCATGGTCATCGCCGACGACTTCGGGTACGGCCAGATCGGCGTCCAGGGCCAGACCAAGATCAAGACTCCGCGCATCGACAAGATGGCCCGCGAGGGGCTCAGGTTCACCGACGCCTACGCCGCGGCGCCCGTCTGCGCGCCCGCCCGCGCGTCGTTGCTGACCGGCCTGCACGGCGGCCACGCCCCGGTCCGCCGCAACCCGCCCGACGACGGCGACCTGCCGCTCCCGCCCGGCATCCCGACCATCGCGACCCTCCTCCAGGACCAGGGCTACCGGACGGGCCTGTTCGGCAAGTGGGGGTTCGGCGGCCAGATGCCGAACCCGTCCCACCCCGACCAGCACGGGTTCACCGACTTCTACGGCTACCTCACCCACTACGGCGCCAAGAGCTACTACCCCGAGCGGCTCATGGACGGCCGGAAGTGGGAGTACCTGCCGGGCAACAAGGGCGACAGCGGGCCCGTCTACGGGCCCGAGGTCATCATGGACCGGGCGATGGCCTTCCTCCGGGAGTCGAAGGACACCCCGTTCCTGCTGATGCTCACCCTGCCGCTGCCGCACGCCCCGTCCGCCGGTCCGCCGACCCTCGGCAGGTACGCGGGCAAGGACTGGCGGCGGCCCGACCGCGTCCACGCCGCCCAGATCACCCGCCTCGACGGGTACGTCGGACGGCTCCTGGACGGTCTGCGCGCCAACGGCCTGGACGACGACACCATCGTCATCTTCACCGGCGACAACGGCCCGCACGAGGAGGACGGGGTCCACCCCGACTTCTTCGACGCCAACGGCAAGTTCCGCGGCTACAAGCGCAACCTCTACGAGGGCGGCATCCGGGTCCCGTTCATCGTGCGCTCCCCCAAGATCATGGCGAGGACCAGGGGTAAGAAGACCGCCCACCCGACGGTCCACTACGACCTGCTCGCGACCTTCGCGGACTTCGTCGGCGCGGCCCCTCCGGGGGACACCGACGGCCTGTCCCTGCGGACGGTCTTCGAAGGGCGCGGGAAGGTGCCGACGCACCCCTACCTGTACTGGTCGCGGCTGCACGCCGGGTCGACCCCGTCGCAGCGGGCCGAGGACGGGGGCCGCGGCAGGAACGCGGCGGCGGCGGTCCGGTTCGGCAAGTGGAAGGCCGTCGGCTTCGCCCCGGGCCGCGGCTACACCACGCCCGACGCCAAATGGCGGATCGAGCTGTACGACCTCGCCGCCGACCCGGGCGAGAAGAAGAACCTCGCCAAGAAGCGTCCCGACCTCGTCACCAAGTCCCGCGGCTACATGCGCGCCGCCTGGCGCAACCCCTAG